Proteins co-encoded in one Brassica oleracea var. oleracea cultivar TO1000 chromosome C4, BOL, whole genome shotgun sequence genomic window:
- the LOC106337078 gene encoding ATP synthase mitochondrial F1 complex assembly factor 2, whose protein sequence is MAAILIGRAFKSARVVRARSFCTTSAARKPDSDGQSSEPSSSSSFTFDKESEKPILVKAPNARRNNDSDSVTMPTSFMTGSIVGKRFYKKVTTREADDGNGWTVMLDYRTLKTPSKRPLKLPSLALAKAIAAEWEYQLAEGIRPFTMPLMKLACTALERVPLTRPKIIEHLLRKLHQDLVFFRAPEDNDLTSDVHEVQVERIDPLLEWVESEFGIKPKVYSSIFGGKQDDKLVKAVEGLLNKTNDGELASIDALEASAHSVVIALGIYCGKLQIDDAIKLIRLEEDLQVDKWGLVEGGHDIDIADLKVQISAATVFLALSRQN, encoded by the exons ATGGCGGCGATACTAATCGGAAGAGCCTTCAAATCAGCTAGAGTCGTTCGTGCTCGATCTTTCTGCACAACGTCTGCTGCTCGTAAACCCGACTCCGATGGCCAGTCATCGGAACCTTCTTCCTCGTCTTCGTTCACGTTCGACAAGGAAAGCGAGAAACCCATCCTCGTGAAAGCCCCGAACGCTCGGCGGAACAACGACTCGGATTCGGTGACGATGCCGACGTCTTTCATGACGGGTTCGATAGTTGGGAAGAGGTTCTACAAGAAGGTGACGACGAGAGAAGCAGACGATGGGAATGGATGGACTGTGATGCTCGATTACAGGACGCTTAAAACGCCTTCGAAAAGACCTCTCAAGCTTCCTTCGTTGGCTCTCGCTAAGGCCATTGCAGCTGAGTGGGAGTATCAG CTAGCAGAAGGAATCAGACCATTCACAATGCCGCTGATGAAACTAGCATGTACTGCACTTGAAAGAGTTCCTCTTACACGCCCAAAGATTATCGAGCATCTATTAAGAAAGTTGCATCAAGATCTCGTCTTTTTCAGAGCACCTGAGGATAACGATCTAACTAGTGACGTCCATG AGGTTCAGGTGGAGAGGATTGATCCTCTACTTGAGTGGGTAGAATCAGAGTTTGGGATCAAACCCAAAGTGTATTCAAGCATCTTTGGAGGAAAACAAGATGATAAGCTAGTGAAAGCAGTAGAAGGTCTGCTCAATAAGACAAATGATGGTGAACTCGCAAGCATCGATGCACTTGAAGCATCAGCCCACTCTGTAGTAATTGCCCTGGGCATCTACTGTGGGAAGTTGCAGATCGATGATGCAATCAAATTGATTAGACTTGAAGAAGATTTACAG GTGGACAAATGGGGATTAGTGGAAGGTGGGCATGATATTGATATTGCTGATCTCAAAGTTCAGATCTCAGCGGCTACTGTGTTTCTTGCTCTGTCCCGTCAAAACTGA
- the LOC106339506 gene encoding cystinosin homolog has product MASWNSIPLEISYEVVGWIAFTSWSISFYPQLILNFRRKSVVGLNFDFVLLNLTKHSSYMIYNVCLYFSPIIQKQYFDTYGDQEMIPVAANDVAFSIHAVVLTALTLFQIFIYERGQQKVSRFATGLVILVWGFAAICFFIALPSHSWLWLITIFNSIQVAMTCVKYIPQAKMNFTRKSTVGWSIGNILLDFGGGLANYLQMVIQSIDQNSWVNFYGNIGKTLLSLISIFFDILFMFQHYVLYPEKKSPKSPETGEESNEPLIDPSHEHV; this is encoded by the exons ATGGCATCGTGGAATTCGATTCCGTTAGAAATATCGTACGAGGTCGTAGGATGGATCGCGTTTACGTCGTGGTCGATTAGCTTCTACCCTCAGCTGATTCTGAATTTCCGCAGGAAAAG TGTGGTTGGGTTGAACTTCGACTTCGTGCTGTTGAATTTGACGAAGCACTCGTCGTATATGATCTACAACGTCTGCCTCTACTTTAGCCCCATCATTCAAAAGCAGTACTTTGACACTTATGGCGATCAAGAG ATGATACCTGTGGCCGCCAATGATGTTGCCTTCTCAATCCATGCTGTTGTACTCACAGCTCTTACACTCTTCCAGATCTTTATCTATGAA CGTGGACAGCAAAAAGTATCCAGATTTGCTACAGGTCTTGTGATCCTTGTCTGGGGGTTTGCAGCTATCTGTTTCTTCATTGCTTTACCTTCACACTCTTGGCTCTGGCTCATTACCATCTTCAA CTCGATTCAGGTTGCCATGACATGCGTCAAGTACATTCCACAG GCGAAGATGAACTTCACTAGGAAGAGCACAGTTGGGTGGAGCATTGGGAACATTCTTCTCGATTTTGGTGGAGGACTCGCTAACTATCTGCAGATGGTTATTCAATCTATTGACCAAA ATTCTTGGGTGAATTTCTATGGCAACATTGGAAAGACTCTTCTCTCACTC ATCTCAATATTTTTCGATATCCTCTTCATGTTTCAACACTATGTGTTGTACCCTGAGAAGAAATCCCCAAAATCTCCGGAAACTGGTGAGGAATCCAATGAACCTCTCATAGATCCTTCTCATGAACATGTTTAG
- the LOC106337735 gene encoding uncharacterized protein LOC106337735, with product MKREGKQHGMVRTYRILPPSLNPRPEAKLVNPLTCRPTAGLFTKVSSKPTNHSKFTGKCGQARCLECHMHPITKSKVKTKGSSKVRSNDVTYKMLTWQVASGGHRPGLKLSGFSATGLLDLMSDDYGYDHDYESDEEKEEDEYIRSVVEEIVDIQSDDDDGEKEEDVSHDDDDGRMSFCDVGVMMMMMDHVEEFDEEGWCLVEEMMT from the coding sequence ATGAAGCGTGAAGGCAAGCAACACGGTATGGTTAGAACCTACAGGATCCTGCCTCCGTCGCTGAATCCAAGACCGGAAGCCAAGTTGGTCAACCCTTTGACCTGTCGTCCAACCGCCGGTTTATTCACCAAAGTGTCATCTAAGCCGACTAATCACTCCAAGTTCACCGGAAAATGTGGCCAGGCAAGGTGCCTTGAGTGCCATATGCATCCCATCACCAAGTCCAAAGTCAAAACTAAAGGCTCTTCCAAGGTGAGATCAAATGACGTCACCTATAAGATGCTGACTTGGCAGGTTGCTTCTGGTGGGCACAGACCCGGTTTGAAGCTTTCCGGGTTCTCGGCTACTGGACTCCTTGATCTTATGTCTGATGATTATGGTTATGATCATGATTATGAATCTGATGAAGAAAAAGAAGAAGACGAATACATAAGAAGTGTTGTAGAGGAAATTGTGGATATACAGAGTGATGATGATGATGGTGAAAAGGAAGAAGATGTGTCTCATGATGATGATGACGGAAGGATGAGTTTCTGTGATGTGGGGGTGATGATGATGATGATGGATCATGTGGAAGAATTTGATGAAGAAGGATGGTGTTTGGTTGAAGAAATGATGACTTAA